The genomic region TGGAGAACCAAATAGAATTGAAAGACCATAATCCGCTTTCATCAAAATTAGCAATAGATTCGAGTGTATAATATTTTCCTCGATGAGAGTAGCTGGAAAGATAACCCAACGATTTAAGCTTTCTGAAAACAGTCATGGTGCTGTTGGTGAACAACTCTTTTTTTATTTGATCTAACGTACTAATTTTATGAAATTTTAAATAGTTTTCTACTGCTTTTAAATCACTGCTTTCTGAGGCCATGGAATGATATAGTTCCCCCGATTATAGTAATAATTAGGCGAACTATACCAAATATACACATAGGCTGTCAATAAAATATTTCGTCGTAAATGCCTTTAAATTAGAGACATAAAAACATATGTGTGATAATAACCCTTTCAAAATAGTTGATAGAATTAATCCAAAATATGTTATATTAATTTTGAGCCAGCCCTTAGCAAAGCATCCGTACAATATCCATCTTTAAAAGATAAAGTAGTATCGCCTCATGTCATCAGGCACACCACAGCAATGCATCTATTACAGGCGGGTGTAGATCTCAGTGTAATTGCTTTGTGGCTCGGCCATGAAAGTGTGGCAACAACGCACCAGTATTTTGAGGCAGATTTGAATATGAAAGAAGAAGCTCTGGCTAAATTACAGCCTCCTGATATGAAATTCAGCCGCTATAAACCCTCCAATGATGTACTATCATTTTTGAATGGATTATAATTATGCGGATATAATTGTTACTTTTCAGACGTCAACTACTGACTTTAAAAGGTAATTTATATAGCGGGAAAGGAACTTTCAATCTTTGAGTTCAGGTAACGAACTCAGCATAATCTACAACTATGCATAATTCCGTCCCACCACAAAGGGGCGGATGGCATTTTCAACCGCATTGTTGTCCGGACCCACCCGGCCATCCTCGATATAACGGATCAGACGATCCCATTCGTTCAGCGTGTAATTCACCGCTTTTCCCAGAAGGCTT from Desulfotignum balticum DSM 7044 harbors:
- a CDS encoding tyrosine-type recombinase/integrase, producing MNFEPALSKASVQYPSLKDKVVSPHVIRHTTAMHLLQAGVDLSVIALWLGHESVATTHQYFEADLNMKEEALAKLQPPDMKFSRYKPSNDVLSFLNGL